The following are encoded in a window of Pseudomonas sp. JQ170C genomic DNA:
- the ccoO gene encoding cytochrome-c oxidase, cbb3-type subunit II — MKHEVVEKNIGLLAFFMVIAVSIGGLTQIVPLFFQDVTNKPVEGMKPRTALELEGRDIYIREGCVQCHSQMIRPFRAETERYGHYSVAGESVWDHPFLWGSKRTGPDLARVGGRYSDDWHRAHLYNPRNVVPESKMPAYPWLVENKLDGKDTVKKMEVLRTLGTPYTDADIAGARDAVKGKTEMDALVAYLQGLGTIIKSKR; from the coding sequence ATGAAGCATGAAGTAGTCGAGAAGAATATCGGCCTGCTGGCCTTCTTCATGGTCATCGCCGTGAGCATCGGCGGCCTGACCCAGATCGTCCCGTTGTTTTTCCAGGACGTCACCAACAAGCCGGTCGAAGGCATGAAGCCACGTACCGCGCTGGAACTCGAAGGCCGCGACATCTACATCCGCGAAGGCTGCGTACAGTGCCACTCGCAGATGATCCGTCCGTTCCGTGCCGAGACCGAGCGCTACGGCCACTACTCGGTAGCCGGTGAAAGCGTCTGGGACCACCCGTTCCTGTGGGGTTCCAAGCGTACCGGCCCTGACCTGGCCCGTGTCGGTGGTCGTTACTCCGATGACTGGCACCGTGCCCACCTGTACAACCCGCGCAACGTCGTGCCCGAGTCGAAAATGCCGGCCTACCCATGGCTGGTAGAGAACAAGCTCGACGGCAAGGACACGGTCAAGAAGATGGAAGTCTTGCGCACCCTCGGCACGCCGTACACCGACGCAGACATCGCCGGTGCCCGCGACGCGGTCAAGGGCAAGACTGAAATGGACGCCCTGGTTGCCTACCTGCAAGGCCTGGGCACCATCATCAAAAGCAAACGGTGA
- a CDS encoding CcoQ/FixQ family Cbb3-type cytochrome c oxidase assembly chaperone, translating into MDIGMIRGLGTVVVMVAFVGLALWVFSSRRKSEFDEATMLPFADDPEASKHVEQAQAKASRSNNE; encoded by the coding sequence ATGGATATCGGGATGATTCGTGGCCTGGGCACCGTCGTTGTGATGGTGGCCTTCGTTGGCCTGGCGTTGTGGGTGTTCAGTTCTCGGCGCAAGTCTGAGTTCGACGAAGCGACCATGCTGCCCTTCGCGGATGATCCCGAAGCCAGCAAGCACGTCGAGCAAGCGCAAGCGAAAGCGTCTAGGAGTAACAACGAATGA
- the ccoO gene encoding cytochrome-c oxidase, cbb3-type subunit II, which translates to MKHEVIEKNVFLLVLLMVFAVSIGGLTQIVPLFFQDVTNKPVEGMKPYTALQLEGRDIYIREGCVQCHSQMIRPFRAETERYGHYSVAGESVWDHPFLWGSKRTGPDLARVGGRYSDDWHRAHLYNPRNVVPESKMPAYPWLVASQVDSSHTETKLRTLRTLGVPYTDADISGAVESLKGKSEMDALVAYLQVLGTAIKNKR; encoded by the coding sequence ATGAAACACGAAGTAATCGAGAAAAACGTCTTCCTGCTGGTGCTGTTGATGGTGTTTGCCGTCAGCATCGGCGGCCTGACCCAGATCGTCCCGTTGTTTTTCCAGGACGTCACCAACAAGCCGGTGGAGGGTATGAAGCCCTATACCGCGCTGCAGCTCGAAGGCCGCGACATCTACATCCGCGAAGGCTGTGTGCAGTGTCACTCGCAGATGATCCGTCCGTTCCGTGCCGAGACCGAGCGCTACGGCCACTACTCGGTAGCCGGTGAAAGCGTCTGGGACCACCCGTTCCTGTGGGGTTCCAAGCGTACCGGTCCAGACCTGGCCCGGGTTGGCGGTCGTTACTCCGATGACTGGCACCGTGCTCACCTGTACAACCCGCGCAACGTCGTGCCCGAGTCAAAGATGCCGGCCTACCCGTGGCTGGTGGCAAGTCAGGTCGACAGCAGCCACACCGAGACCAAGCTGCGCACCCTGCGCACCCTGGGCGTGCCGTACACCGATGCCGATATCAGCGGCGCGGTTGAATCGCTCAAGGGCAAATCCGAAATGGATGCGCTGGTTGCCTACCTGCAGGTGCTGGGCACCGCGATCAAGAACAAGAGGTAA
- the dsbG gene encoding thiol:disulfide interchange protein DsbG → MHALLKLPLTLTLGLLASQAAIAEDLPKAVQQMEAKGVKIKGSFDAPNGLRGYAGEYQNRGMALYLTPDGKHVLVGSLFDEQGQDLSEAPLEKLVYAPMAKEVWAKMEKTAWIADGKADAPRIVYLFSDPNCPYCNMFWQQARPWVESGKVQLRHIMVGIIREDSPGKSAALLASKDPVKALNTHEKAGKASTLKALEKIPADVQAKLDANLATMEELGLSATPAIFYLDEQQQLQTQQGAPRPEMLGKILGKR, encoded by the coding sequence ATGCACGCTTTGCTGAAACTGCCCCTCACGCTCACCCTCGGCCTGCTGGCCAGCCAGGCGGCGATTGCCGAAGACCTGCCCAAGGCTGTCCAGCAGATGGAAGCCAAAGGGGTAAAAATCAAAGGCAGCTTCGATGCGCCCAATGGGCTGCGCGGTTATGCCGGTGAATACCAGAACCGCGGCATGGCCTTGTACCTGACGCCCGATGGCAAGCACGTACTGGTCGGTAGCCTGTTCGATGAACAGGGCCAGGACCTGAGCGAGGCGCCCCTGGAAAAACTGGTCTACGCCCCGATGGCCAAGGAGGTCTGGGCGAAGATGGAAAAAACCGCCTGGATTGCCGACGGCAAGGCCGATGCACCACGCATCGTCTACCTGTTCAGCGACCCGAACTGCCCCTACTGCAACATGTTCTGGCAGCAGGCGCGGCCGTGGGTCGAGTCGGGCAAGGTGCAGTTGCGCCACATCATGGTTGGCATCATCCGTGAAGACAGCCCGGGCAAGTCGGCCGCGCTGCTGGCCAGCAAAGACCCGGTCAAGGCCCTGAACACTCACGAGAAGGCCGGCAAGGCCAGCACCCTCAAGGCCCTGGAGAAAATCCCCGCCGACGTCCAGGCCAAGCTCGATGCCAACCTGGCCACCATGGAAGAACTGGGCCTGTCGGCAACCCCGGCGATCTTCTACCTCGACGAGCAACAACAGCTGCAAACCCAGCAAGGTGCGCCACGGCCGGAAATGCTGGGCAAGATCCTGGGCAAACGCTGA
- the ccoP gene encoding cytochrome-c oxidase, cbb3-type subunit III has translation MTTFWSTYISVLTIGSLIGLTWLLLATRKGEKPGTSDETMGHSFDGIEEYDNPLPKWWFWLFVGTLAFGVGYLILYPGLGNWKGILPGYENGWTQVNEWQKEMDKADAKFGPIFAKFAAMPVEEVAKDPQALKMGGRLFASNCAVCHGSDAKGAYGFPNLTDKDWRWGGEPETIKQSIMSGRHGVMPAWAEVIGEQGVADVAGFVLTNLDGRKLPEGTKADIANGQKLFAANCVACHGPEGKGTPAMGAPDLTHPQAFIYGSSFAQLQQTIRYGRQGQMPAQQEIQGNDKVHLLAAYVYSLSQEEPAQGESLTAK, from the coding sequence ATGACCACCTTCTGGAGTACGTACATCAGCGTACTGACCATCGGCAGCCTGATCGGCCTGACCTGGCTGTTGCTGGCAACGCGCAAGGGCGAAAAGCCCGGCACCAGCGACGAGACCATGGGCCACAGCTTCGACGGCATCGAGGAGTACGACAACCCGCTGCCCAAGTGGTGGTTCTGGCTGTTCGTCGGCACCCTGGCGTTCGGGGTCGGCTACCTGATCCTCTACCCCGGCCTCGGCAACTGGAAAGGCATCCTGCCCGGTTATGAAAATGGCTGGACCCAGGTCAACGAATGGCAGAAGGAAATGGACAAGGCGGACGCCAAGTTCGGCCCGATCTTCGCCAAGTTCGCTGCCATGCCGGTGGAAGAAGTGGCCAAGGACCCCCAAGCGTTGAAAATGGGCGGCCGCCTGTTCGCCTCCAACTGCGCGGTGTGCCACGGCTCCGACGCCAAGGGCGCCTACGGCTTCCCCAACCTCACCGACAAGGATTGGCGCTGGGGCGGCGAGCCTGAAACCATCAAGCAGTCGATCATGAGCGGTCGCCACGGCGTGATGCCGGCGTGGGCCGAAGTGATCGGCGAGCAAGGTGTGGCCGATGTTGCCGGCTTCGTGCTGACCAACCTCGACGGGCGCAAGTTGCCTGAAGGCACCAAGGCCGACATCGCCAATGGCCAGAAGCTGTTCGCCGCCAATTGCGTGGCCTGCCACGGCCCTGAAGGCAAGGGCACCCCGGCGATGGGCGCGCCAGACCTGACCCACCCGCAAGCGTTCATCTACGGCTCAAGCTTTGCCCAGCTGCAGCAGACCATCCGTTACGGCCGCCAGGGCCAGATGCCTGCCCAGCAAGAGATCCAGGGCAACGACAAGGTCCATCTGCTGGCTGCCTATGTCTACAGCCTGTCCCAGGAAGAACCGGCCCAGGGCGAGAGCCTGACTGCCAAGTAA
- a CDS encoding alpha/beta family hydrolase, whose protein sequence is MSNGQLAGIDGDQWAQLVKNRGWRWNAPQNQGDGAPSRCLILAHGAGAPMDSAFMDDIAQRLAAQGLGVLRFEFPYMAQRRLDGGKRPPNPQAKLLECWREVYGLVRPLVTGTLAIGGKSMGGRMASLLADELGADALVCLGYPFYAAGKPEKPRVAHLAELKTPTLIIQGERDALGNRQAVEGYVLSPAIEVCWLEAGDHDLKPLKASGFSHADHLQTAADHIVGFLP, encoded by the coding sequence ATGAGTAATGGGCAACTGGCCGGTATTGACGGGGATCAATGGGCACAGCTGGTCAAAAACCGCGGCTGGCGCTGGAATGCCCCGCAAAATCAGGGGGATGGCGCACCTTCGCGGTGCCTGATCCTGGCCCATGGCGCGGGGGCGCCGATGGACAGCGCGTTCATGGACGACATCGCGCAAAGGCTGGCGGCACAAGGGCTGGGGGTGCTGCGCTTCGAGTTTCCGTACATGGCGCAACGGCGCCTTGATGGTGGCAAAAGGCCGCCAAATCCGCAGGCCAAATTGCTTGAGTGCTGGCGTGAGGTGTATGGGCTGGTGCGACCTTTGGTCACTGGGACGCTGGCCATCGGCGGCAAGTCCATGGGCGGGCGCATGGCCAGCTTGCTGGCGGACGAACTGGGCGCCGATGCGCTGGTGTGCCTGGGGTATCCGTTTTACGCGGCGGGCAAGCCGGAGAAGCCGCGGGTGGCGCACCTGGCCGAATTGAAGACGCCGACGCTGATCATTCAGGGCGAGCGAGATGCCCTGGGGAATCGGCAGGCGGTGGAAGGGTATGTGTTATCGCCGGCGATCGAGGTGTGCTGGCTAGAGGCGGGGGATCACGATTTGAAGCCGTTGAAGGCGTCGGGGTTCAGTCATGCGGATCATTTGCAGACGGCTGCGGACCACATTGTGGGGTTTTTGCCGTAG
- a CDS encoding cbb3-type cytochrome oxidase subunit 3 encodes MDLTLDIGQLRGLGTLLVAIAFIGLSLWVFNGRRDREFAEASLLPFADDRLAPANEPESRSNGQ; translated from the coding sequence ATGGACTTGACACTGGATATCGGCCAGCTGCGCGGCCTGGGCACCCTGCTGGTGGCCATCGCCTTCATCGGCCTGTCGCTGTGGGTGTTCAACGGTCGGCGCGACCGGGAATTTGCCGAAGCCAGCCTGCTGCCGTTCGCCGACGACCGCCTGGCACCCGCCAACGAACCCGAATCGAGGAGTAACGGGCAATGA
- a CDS encoding substrate-binding periplasmic protein, with protein sequence MTPTPMAQARFLLFMFTTLWMAIPAQAREEIEVKIGAAHFPPYTVRPEKGADTGLLPQLVDALNAAQQHYRFVLVPTSIPRRFGDFKQGRTDMAIFENPQWDWQDIPHVAVDMGLEDAEVYVTQHLPERDESYFADLTGKRLALYSGYHYAFADFKSDPKYLVEHFKVTLTYSHDSNLLMVQRGRADIALVTRSYLSDFQARNPQSAQALRTSERVDQVYHHYALLRPGAPISAEAFAGLLQQLRDQGELLRIFEPYQIIVSQPGAD encoded by the coding sequence TTGACTCCAACGCCCATGGCACAGGCCAGATTCTTGCTGTTCATGTTCACCACCCTGTGGATGGCGATTCCCGCCCAGGCGCGTGAGGAAATCGAAGTCAAAATCGGCGCGGCGCATTTCCCTCCTTATACCGTGCGCCCCGAGAAGGGTGCCGACACCGGTTTGTTGCCGCAGTTGGTCGATGCCTTGAACGCTGCCCAGCAGCACTATCGGTTCGTCCTGGTGCCCACCTCGATCCCCCGCCGCTTTGGCGATTTCAAGCAAGGTCGCACCGACATGGCGATCTTCGAGAACCCCCAGTGGGACTGGCAGGACATTCCCCACGTGGCGGTAGACATGGGGCTGGAGGATGCCGAGGTGTATGTCACCCAGCACCTGCCCGAGCGCGACGAAAGCTATTTTGCCGACCTCACGGGCAAGCGCCTGGCCCTGTACAGCGGCTATCACTACGCCTTTGCCGACTTCAAGTCCGACCCCAAGTACCTGGTCGAACATTTCAAGGTGACCTTGACCTATTCCCACGACAGCAACCTGCTGATGGTCCAGCGCGGCCGGGCAGACATCGCCCTGGTCACCCGTTCCTACCTGAGTGACTTCCAGGCCCGCAACCCGCAAAGCGCCCAGGCGTTGCGCACGTCGGAGCGGGTTGACCAGGTCTATCACCACTATGCCTTGCTGCGTCCCGGTGCACCGATCAGTGCTGAGGCGTTCGCCGGCCTGTTGCAGCAACTGCGTGACCAGGGCGAGCTGCTGCGTATCTTCGAGCCTTACCAGATCATCGTCAGCCAGCCCGGGGCTGACTGA
- the ppnP gene encoding pyrimidine/purine nucleoside phosphorylase yields the protein MFKVNEYFDGTVKSIAFGTAEGPATVGVMAPGEYEFGTAQREIMHVVSGALTVKLPDSDNWETFSAGSQFNVPANSKFQLKVAVDTAYLCEYRG from the coding sequence ATGTTTAAAGTCAACGAGTACTTTGATGGCACGGTCAAGTCGATCGCTTTCGGCACTGCCGAAGGCCCGGCCACTGTTGGCGTGATGGCCCCCGGCGAGTACGAGTTCGGCACTGCCCAGCGTGAAATCATGCACGTGGTGTCGGGCGCCCTGACCGTCAAACTGCCTGACAGCGACAACTGGGAAACCTTCAGCGCCGGTAGCCAGTTCAACGTGCCCGCCAACAGCAAGTTCCAGCTGAAGGTCGCGGTGGACACTGCCTACCTGTGCGAATATCGCGGGTAA
- the ccoP gene encoding cytochrome-c oxidase, cbb3-type subunit III, translating to MTTFWSLYVTVLSLGTIFALTWLLLSTRKGQRSETTEETVGHAYDGIEEYDNPLPKWWFMLFVGTIIFALGYLVLYPGLGNWKGVLPGYQYLDNEKKTEFANGQAGWTGVHEWEKEMARADAKFGPIFAKFASMPIEEVAKDPQALKMGGRLFASNCSVCHGSDAKGSYGFPNLTDNDWRWGGEPETIKTTIMAGRHGVMPAWAEVIGEQGVADVAAYVLTNLDGRKLPEGAKADPANGQKLFAANCVACHGPEGKGTPAMGAPNLTHPQAFIYGSSFAQLQQTIRYGRQGQMPAQEAIQGNDKVHLLAAYVYSLSHQPEKTAEAK from the coding sequence ATGACTACCTTCTGGAGTCTGTACGTCACCGTTCTGAGTCTGGGCACCATCTTCGCCCTGACTTGGCTGCTGCTGTCCACCCGCAAGGGCCAGCGCAGCGAAACCACCGAAGAAACCGTGGGCCATGCCTACGACGGCATCGAGGAATATGACAACCCGCTGCCAAAATGGTGGTTCATGCTGTTTGTCGGCACCATCATCTTTGCACTCGGCTACCTCGTGCTGTACCCGGGCCTGGGCAACTGGAAAGGCGTTCTGCCAGGCTACCAATACCTGGATAACGAGAAGAAGACCGAGTTCGCCAACGGCCAGGCCGGCTGGACCGGCGTACACGAGTGGGAAAAGGAAATGGCCCGCGCGGACGCCAAGTTCGGTCCGATCTTCGCCAAGTTTGCTTCGATGCCTATCGAAGAAGTGGCCAAGGACCCGCAAGCCCTGAAAATGGGTGGCCGCCTGTTCGCCTCCAACTGCTCGGTGTGCCACGGTTCCGACGCCAAGGGTTCCTACGGTTTCCCCAACCTGACCGACAACGACTGGCGTTGGGGCGGCGAGCCTGAAACCATCAAGACCACCATCATGGCGGGTCGACATGGCGTCATGCCAGCCTGGGCCGAAGTCATTGGTGAGCAAGGCGTTGCTGACGTTGCTGCCTACGTGCTGACCAACCTCGATGGCCGCAAACTGCCGGAAGGCGCGAAGGCCGACCCGGCCAATGGCCAGAAGCTCTTCGCCGCCAACTGCGTGGCCTGCCACGGCCCAGAGGGCAAGGGCACCCCGGCCATGGGCGCACCCAACCTGACCCACCCACAGGCGTTCATCTACGGTTCGAGCTTCGCTCAACTGCAGCAGACCATCCGTTACGGCCGTCAGGGCCAGATGCCTGCCCAGGAAGCGATCCAGGGTAACGACAAGGTCCACCTGCTGGCGGCCTACGTCTACAGCCTCTCGCACCAGCCTGAGAAAACCGCCGAAGCGAAGTAA
- a CDS encoding exonuclease domain-containing protein — protein sequence MGHWLVIDLEATTDDGGWPITDMEVIEIGATLVNRQGREVDHFQRFIKPRRRPQLTPFCRELTHISQANVDTAVAFREVWGQFERWIGHHRAQLEAWVSWGDYDRQQLLQEWQLHDVQSLLATVPHINLKQRFAKARHLQRPLGLNGALQLAGLQFSGQQHRALEDARNTARLLPLTLPPSGL from the coding sequence ATGGGCCATTGGCTGGTGATCGACCTGGAAGCAACCACGGATGACGGCGGTTGGCCAATCACGGATATGGAAGTCATTGAAATCGGAGCGACACTGGTCAACCGCCAGGGTCGTGAGGTGGATCATTTCCAGCGCTTCATCAAACCGCGGCGCCGCCCGCAACTGACCCCCTTCTGCCGTGAACTGACCCACATCAGTCAGGCCAATGTCGACACAGCCGTGGCGTTCAGAGAGGTGTGGGGGCAGTTCGAGCGCTGGATCGGGCACCATCGGGCACAGCTTGAGGCCTGGGTCAGCTGGGGTGACTACGACCGCCAGCAATTGCTGCAGGAATGGCAACTGCACGATGTCCAGAGCCTGCTGGCCACGGTGCCGCACATCAACCTCAAGCAACGCTTTGCCAAGGCCCGGCATCTGCAACGGCCACTGGGCCTCAATGGTGCATTGCAGCTGGCCGGGTTGCAGTTCAGCGGCCAGCAGCACCGGGCCCTGGAAGACGCCCGCAACACCGCGCGCCTGCTGCCCTTGACCCTGCCGCCCAGCGGCCTTTGA
- the ccoN gene encoding cytochrome-c oxidase, cbb3-type subunit I translates to MSTAISPTAYNYKVVRQFAIMTVVWGILGMGLGVFIASQLVWPQLNLDLPWTSFGRLRPLHTNLVIFAFGGCALFATSYYVVQRTCQTRLISDSLAAFTFWGWQAVIVGALITLPLGYTTTKEYAELEWPIAILLAIVWVTYGVVFFGTIVKRKTKHIYVGNWFYGAFIVVTAMLHIVNHASLPVSLFKSYSAYSGATDAMIQWWYGHNAVGFFLTTGFLGMMYYFVPKQAERPIYSYRLSIVHFWALITLYIWAGPHHLHYTALPDWAQSLGMAMSIILLAPSWGGMINGMMTLSGAWHKLRTDPILRFLVVSLAFYGMSTFEGPMMAIKTVNSLSHYTDWTVGHVHAGALGWVAMISIGALYHMIPKVYGREQMHSIGLINAHFWLATIGTVLYISSMWVNGITQGLMWRAINDDGTLTYSFVEALQASHPGFIVRALGGAFFASGMLLMAYNVYRTVRASKPAEAEAAAQIAVVGAH, encoded by the coding sequence ATGAGCACAGCAATCAGTCCGACTGCTTATAACTATAAGGTCGTCCGCCAGTTCGCCATCATGACGGTGGTCTGGGGGATCCTTGGCATGGGGCTTGGCGTTTTCATCGCCTCGCAACTGGTATGGCCCCAGCTCAACCTGGACCTGCCATGGACGAGCTTTGGCCGCCTGCGCCCACTGCACACCAACCTGGTGATTTTCGCCTTCGGTGGCTGTGCACTGTTTGCCACTTCTTATTATGTCGTGCAGCGAACCTGCCAGACGCGACTGATTTCCGACAGCCTCGCCGCCTTCACCTTCTGGGGTTGGCAAGCGGTGATCGTCGGTGCGCTCATTACCCTGCCACTGGGCTACACCACCACCAAGGAATACGCCGAGCTGGAATGGCCGATCGCCATTTTGCTGGCCATTGTCTGGGTGACCTATGGCGTGGTGTTCTTCGGTACCATCGTCAAGCGCAAGACCAAACACATTTATGTGGGTAACTGGTTCTACGGTGCCTTCATCGTGGTGACTGCGATGCTGCACATCGTCAACCACGCCTCCCTGCCGGTCAGCCTGTTCAAGTCGTACTCGGCCTACTCGGGTGCAACCGACGCGATGATCCAGTGGTGGTACGGCCACAACGCCGTGGGCTTCTTCCTGACCACCGGCTTCCTGGGCATGATGTACTACTTCGTGCCGAAGCAGGCCGAACGTCCTATCTACTCCTATCGCCTGTCGATCGTGCACTTCTGGGCACTGATCACTCTGTACATCTGGGCCGGTCCTCACCACCTGCACTACACCGCTCTGCCAGACTGGGCTCAGTCGCTGGGCATGGCGATGTCGATCATCCTGCTGGCACCAAGCTGGGGCGGCATGATCAACGGCATGATGACCCTGTCGGGCGCCTGGCATAAGCTGCGCACCGACCCGATCCTGCGCTTTTTGGTGGTATCGCTGGCGTTCTACGGCATGTCGACCTTTGAAGGCCCGATGATGGCCATCAAGACCGTCAACTCGCTGTCGCACTACACCGACTGGACCGTTGGCCACGTACACGCCGGCGCCCTTGGCTGGGTAGCGATGATCTCGATCGGCGCCCTGTACCACATGATCCCGAAAGTCTATGGCCGCGAGCAGATGCACAGCATCGGCCTGATCAACGCGCACTTCTGGCTGGCAACCATCGGTACCGTGCTCTACATCTCCTCGATGTGGGTCAACGGCATCACCCAGGGCCTGATGTGGCGTGCAATCAACGATGACGGCACCCTCACCTACTCCTTCGTCGAAGCCCTGCAGGCCAGCCACCCTGGCTTTATCGTCCGTGCCCTGGGCGGTGCGTTCTTCGCCTCCGGCATGCTGCTGATGGCGTACAACGTCTACCGTACCGTGCGCGCCTCGAAGCCGGCCGAAGCTGAAGCCGCCGCTCAGATCGCTGTAGTTGGAGCCCACTGA
- the ccoN gene encoding cytochrome-c oxidase, cbb3-type subunit I yields the protein MNTTCSTAYNYKVVRQFAIMTVVWGIVGMGLGVFLAAQLVWPSLNFDLPWTSFGRLRPLHTNAVIFAFGGCALFAASYYSVQRTCQTTLFSPRLAAFTFWSWQLVIVLAAITLPLGYTSSKEYAELEWPIDILITIVWVAYAVVFFGTLMKRTTKHIYVGNWFFGAFIITVAILHIVNNLELPVSLTKSYSLYSGATDAMVQWWYGHNAVGFFLTAGFLGMMYYFVPKQAERPVYSYRLSIVHFWALITLYIWAGPHHLHYTALPDWAQSLGMIMSLILLAPSWGGMINGMMTLSGAWHKLRSDPILRFLVVSLAFYGMSTFEGPMMAIKTVNALSHYTDWTIGHVHAGALGWVAMISIGALYHMIPKVFGREQMHSIGLINAHFWLATIGTVLYIASMWVNGIAQGLMWRAVNADGTLTYSFVETLVASHPGFIVRFVGGAIFLTGMLLMAWNTWRTVRAPVAATTPAAAQLA from the coding sequence ATGAACACAACCTGCAGTACCGCCTACAACTACAAGGTGGTCCGCCAATTCGCCATTATGACGGTGGTGTGGGGAATCGTCGGGATGGGGCTCGGCGTTTTTCTCGCCGCGCAACTCGTCTGGCCTTCGCTCAACTTCGATCTCCCCTGGACCAGCTTTGGACGCCTGCGTCCACTGCACACCAACGCGGTGATCTTCGCCTTCGGCGGTTGCGCACTGTTTGCCGCCTCCTACTACTCGGTCCAGCGTACCTGCCAGACCACCCTGTTCTCTCCACGCCTTGCCGCCTTTACCTTCTGGTCATGGCAACTGGTGATCGTGCTGGCTGCCATCACGCTGCCGCTGGGTTATACCAGCTCCAAGGAGTACGCCGAACTGGAATGGCCGATCGACATCCTGATCACCATCGTCTGGGTCGCCTACGCCGTGGTGTTCTTCGGCACCCTGATGAAGCGCACCACCAAGCACATTTATGTGGGTAACTGGTTCTTCGGTGCATTCATCATCACCGTGGCCATCCTGCACATCGTCAACAACCTGGAACTGCCGGTCAGCCTGACCAAGTCCTACTCGCTGTACAGCGGCGCCACTGACGCCATGGTGCAGTGGTGGTACGGCCACAACGCCGTGGGCTTCTTCCTGACGGCTGGCTTCCTGGGCATGATGTATTACTTCGTGCCCAAGCAGGCCGAGCGCCCGGTGTATTCCTATCGCCTGTCGATCGTGCACTTCTGGGCGCTGATCACCCTGTACATCTGGGCAGGCCCGCACCACCTGCACTACACCGCCCTGCCCGACTGGGCCCAGTCGCTGGGCATGATCATGTCGCTGATCCTCCTGGCCCCGAGCTGGGGCGGCATGATCAACGGCATGATGACCCTCTCCGGTGCCTGGCATAAGCTGCGCAGCGACCCGATCCTGCGCTTCCTGGTGGTGTCGCTGGCGTTCTACGGCATGTCGACCTTTGAAGGCCCGATGATGGCGATCAAGACCGTCAACGCCCTGTCCCACTACACCGACTGGACCATCGGCCACGTACACGCCGGAGCCCTGGGCTGGGTAGCGATGATATCGATCGGCGCCCTGTACCACATGATCCCGAAAGTCTTCGGTCGCGAGCAGATGCACAGCATCGGCCTGATCAACGCGCACTTCTGGCTGGCCACCATCGGCACCGTGCTCTACATCGCCTCGATGTGGGTCAACGGCATCGCCCAGGGCCTGATGTGGCGTGCAGTCAACGCCGACGGCACCCTGACCTACTCCTTCGTCGAAACCCTGGTGGCCAGCCACCCTGGCTTCATCGTGCGCTTCGTCGGCGGGGCGATCTTCCTGACCGGCATGCTGCTGATGGCCTGGAACACCTGGCGCACCGTGCGTGCTCCAGTGGCCGCGACCACCCCTGCCGCTGCGCAGCTGGCCTGA